CTGACCAGCCAGGTGGTTAACCGGATGCGGCAGAAAGGTATCCTGCTGAGCGCCTGCGCGAAGGGACACAATGTGCTGAAAATCCGCCCGCCGCTGATCCTGACCGAAGAGCAGGCCGGAATGGTGATCGCTGCACTCGACGAGGCGCTGACGGAAGCGATGGCGGCACGTGCCGAGCCGTTAACGCCTGTGGTATAGTCAGTTTATGCCAAATTCAAAATCCCTTGATCACGCAGACCTCAGAATACTCGAGCATCTTCAGCGCGAGGGCCGCTGCTCAAACCTGGAACTGGCTGAGGCGATAAGCCTCAGTCCCAGCCCGTGTCTGACGCGAACCAAACGCCTGGAGCAGAGCGGCGTCATCGCGGGCTACAGTGCCAAAATCGCGCTGGACAAGCTGGGCAGCAACGTCGTGGTGTTTTCTGAAATAACCCTCAGCAGCCACTACCCCGCTGATTTTCGCAAGTTTGAGATGGGTGCAAGCAAGTACCGTGAAATCGTCGAATGCTACAACGTCAGCGGTGGCTACGATTATCTGCTGAAAATTATCGCGCCGAATGTGTCTATGTTTCAGGATCTGATGGATCGCCTTTTGGAAGATGAGATCGGTATTGATAAATTCGCCAGCCGCATCGTATTACGCCAACCTTACCAGCAGCGGGCGGAGCCTCTGCTGGTCATTGCGAAGGGCCAGCCCAGTTGGAAGTGAGATCGCCGCGTTATCCCGCTATGCTGTTGGGCAATTCCCCTTCACTGGAGCTAAAACGTCATGGCAGCACCTCGCTTGTTTATCGTTCACGGCTATACGGCCGGCCCGCACCATCACTGGTTTGACTGGCTGAAGCGTGAAGCCCAGGCGCTGGGTTTCACGGTCACCGTCCCTGCACTGCCGGACTCACAGCATCCCGAGGACCAGGCATGGCAGGCCGCGCTGGCGGAATGCGTTGGCGAAGTGGACAGCCAGACCTGGTTTGTTGGCCACAGTCTCGGCTGCATCACCGCTCTGCGTTATCTGAACCGACAGCCCGCCGGGCAGGATGCCGCCGGGGTGATTATGGTGGCAGGCTTCAGCGAGGCGGTGCCCCCGCTGCCCGAGCTGGACACGTTTATGTCGTTGCCGTTTGAGTCATCCCGCGTTGTGCAGCAGGTACCGCACCGTGCGGTTATTGCGTCGCTCAACGACGATATTGTTCCCCCCGTACTCTCGCTACGCTTCAGTCAGCAGCTCAACGCCCCTTTCTACGCGCTGCCCGACTGTGGGCATTTCCTCAGCCGTAACGGTATGAACGAACTGCCGTTGGTTTTGCAACTTTTGCGCCGCTTTATTTCGGCGTAATGCCCCCCTATGCCGGAAGTACCGCTCGTCGGTTTATTCCGGCTTTATTTCCCTGAAATTGAGCGCCCCGCCTTACAATTTATATTTAAGATTCAGCCTAATCATTTAGAATTAAAAAAAGCGAAGAAATAAACCCAAAACAATTTATTATTCATAAAAATCATAATCTTATAATTACCCGCATTTTCTGTTTTAATAAAACACACATTATTAAATTATGATGCATTCTTTATGGCATAGCCTCAAATGGAATGGAACTATGAGAAAGGTTTACTGCAGGGAAGCGTATACGCTTTGCGGTATTTTGTTGTGCTCAGCGCCCGTCATGGTCACACAAGCCGCCGTACCCATTATGGAAAAAGATGCACCTTCTTACGATTATCACAGCGACCCACTGACCCCCTCGGTGGCAACCACCACGCCGCCCAGGGAGCGAGCCCCGGATCTTTTTGGTGAAACAACCGGCCCTCTGCCCTTCTTTGGCAAGGAGCTACGGGATCGAGGCTACGATCTGCCGGATCCGTATGGTATTGGTTACAACCATATGAATATTCACCAGAATATCAAAGTTAAGAGTATCGATTTCTCCAATCTGAAAATCCCCAGCCTGTTCCCCGGAATGAGCCCGATCCCGGTCGATAATATGTTTAATATTCTCGTCGGGCACACTCGTGAAAAAAGTAAAACCGATACGGCCAGGCTGGACACGTGGCTGTTTCCCTTTATGAATGTTTACGGCATTGTCGGGCACACCAAAGGGCGCTCCGTTTCCAGCGTCAGTGCCTGCATTACGGATGCAGGCTGCCCGCCAGAGCTGAAGGATCTGGATTTTACGCTGAAATTTAAAGGAACCACCTGGGGCGGCGGTACCACGCTGGCCTACGGTTATCATGACTGGTTCGGTACCATGGACTTCAACTATACCGAAACGCATTTTGACATTCTGGACGGTAATATTTCTGCGTTTACCTTTACTCCACGCGTCGGTTATCGCTTTACCGTGCCCGGCGTAGAGAGATTCTCCATTCCGGTTACCCATGCCAGCCTGTGGGTGGGCACGATGTATCAGGATGTCGATCAGGACTTCAGAGGTAATATCAGCGATCTGCATATGCCAACGCAGCTCAGCAGCCTGGTGAATTTTGTTAACGCAGACGATAAAGGACGTTTCCGGGTGAAGCAGCATCTTAAATCTCCGTGGAATATCCTGGTCGGTGGACAGTATGAGCTGACCCGTAACTTTAATATCACCAGTGAAGTGGGCTTTTCCAACCGTAACAGCTTTATGGTCGGCGGAGAGTTTCGTTTCTGAACATGCGGTTTAACACCTTCCTTCTCTGTGGCCTGATGACCCTCTCCCCGATGAGTCAGGCCACCGTCATTCCCAGCCGGGAAAAAATCGATCGCTTTCTGAATAAGCTCGGTGCGGATCGTAAGGCCGATACGCGTAAAACCATTGACTGGGGTATTGTTCCCGGCCCTTTTTATACGCCAGAGCTGGGCGTCGGCGTCGGGGTGGCGGCCGTCGGGCTGTACCGGCCGGACGATCGCCAGCGCGATACGCCGCTCTCCTCACTGTCTTTTACCGGCTTTGCCAGCTCCACCGGTGCCTTTGGCGTCGGCTATGAGAATTATACGTTTATCAACAATGACCGCTGGCGCTTTTACCTGTCAGGCGATCTCAGCCGCAGGCCGCTGCACTACTGGGGAGAGGGGTATCGGGCTGGCCGGGGGCAGCGGGGCAAGCAGTCCTACGACTCAACCAAACTCAGCGGCGTACCAAGGATCCTCTATCAGCTGGCTAACCACACCTACGCCGGCGTGGGCTGGTCTTTCTCGTATGAGGGTGCGTCCTCGCTGCAGCATAAACCCAACGGCAGCTTCTACCATCAGGATGAGTCGCGGCATATTCTGAGTTCAGGTGCCAGCCTGCTCTTCAGCTATGATTCGCGGGATTTTGTCGCGAACCCATCGCGCGGGCAGGCGCTGAATCTTGCCTGGACCTGGTACACTCCGGCGCTGGCCAGCGACAATCGCTTTGATGCTTTCGACGCGCAGTACGATGTTTACCATGCCATTAACGATACCAGCCTCATAGCCTGGGAAGTCTACAGCCGTTTTACCCAGGGGCACGTCCCCTGGACCATGCAATCGCTGCTCGGTGACAGCCATCATCTGCGCGGCTATTACGAAGGCCGCTATCGCGACCGTAATATGCTGAGCAGTCAGCTTGAATGGCGTAAAAAACTCAGCTGGCGTCACGGAGTGGTGGCGTGGATTGGCGCAGGGAATATGTCAGACAAACCCAGTGAAGTCCTGGACGGGCACTGGCTGCCGTCGATAGGTGCCGGGTACCGCTTCGAATTCAAGAAAAACATGAACGTTCGGCTCGATTATGGCCTGGGGCAGCACAGTTCCGGCTTTTACTTTCAGGTTGGGGAGGCATTTTGATTGTCCCCTGGTGGCGTCTTATGCTGCTGTTACCTGCGCTTCTCCTTACCCACTGCCAGGCTCATCATGTTAACCGCACGCGCCTTCCGCTGGCGGATCTCAGCCTTCCGGCAGGCGAGTCACCGCGAGTGTGGCTGTTGCCCCGCCCCCTGCCGCAGCCGGGGGGTCTGCGACCCTGCTGCGCTTTTGGCTATCATCTTCGGGCAAAGCTGTTTGGCATCCCGGTGCCGTGGTATCAGCTGGATAATGTTGTGGCCGCCGCGGATACCGGACAGCATCACTTCAATCCAAGCTTTCTGGATACGCTGAGCACCCTGCTCGGCATTAACGGCGAGCATAACGGCCTGATCTACACCCGCCGGGGAGGGTTTATCGATCTGGCGCATCTGCGCGACAGCGCCGATAACACGCTCTGGCTGTTCAGCCACATCTGGCCGCGGATGGGCCTGGATACCACACTTAAACTTGACGACGAGCTGGGACAGCGCGAAATTCGCCTGTTTACTTACACTCCACCGGCCAGCGCGACCGACCGCTATCGTCTGGCGGTTTACCTCGCCGCCCATCTGGCCTTCGAACTTGCCGCATGGCATGAGGTGGCGCAGTGGTATGGCTTTGAATCGGTGCCGGGCTTCTCTGAGGGCGTGTCGGCATTTTCTCCGGAAGATCTCTACTCCAACCTGCTCGGTACCCGCGTGGCGATTGACTTACTCAACGCCGGTGGGGGCGCGTCCGTGTCGCGCTACCAGCAGGCCATGAGCACACTGATCCCTCAGGCGCTGGCGCAGCTTGGGGCAAAATCCCCTGCCGGTACGCGCTTTAACTTTGATATGCTGGACCGCCTGTGGTGGAACAGCCGCTGCCGCCTGCCGGATAAATTTCTG
The sequence above is a segment of the Erwinia sp. SLM-02 genome. Coding sequences within it:
- a CDS encoding Lrp/AsnC family transcriptional regulator; this encodes MPNSKSLDHADLRILEHLQREGRCSNLELAEAISLSPSPCLTRTKRLEQSGVIAGYSAKIALDKLGSNVVVFSEITLSSHYPADFRKFEMGASKYREIVECYNVSGGYDYLLKIIAPNVSMFQDLMDRLLEDEIGIDKFASRIVLRQPYQQRAEPLLVIAKGQPSWK
- a CDS encoding RBBP9/YdeN family alpha/beta hydrolase; translated protein: MAAPRLFIVHGYTAGPHHHWFDWLKREAQALGFTVTVPALPDSQHPEDQAWQAALAECVGEVDSQTWFVGHSLGCITALRYLNRQPAGQDAAGVIMVAGFSEAVPPLPELDTFMSLPFESSRVVQQVPHRAVIASLNDDIVPPVLSLRFSQQLNAPFYALPDCGHFLSRNGMNELPLVLQLLRRFISA
- a CDS encoding BamA/TamA family outer membrane protein, which translates into the protein MSQATVIPSREKIDRFLNKLGADRKADTRKTIDWGIVPGPFYTPELGVGVGVAAVGLYRPDDRQRDTPLSSLSFTGFASSTGAFGVGYENYTFINNDRWRFYLSGDLSRRPLHYWGEGYRAGRGQRGKQSYDSTKLSGVPRILYQLANHTYAGVGWSFSYEGASSLQHKPNGSFYHQDESRHILSSGASLLFSYDSRDFVANPSRGQALNLAWTWYTPALASDNRFDAFDAQYDVYHAINDTSLIAWEVYSRFTQGHVPWTMQSLLGDSHHLRGYYEGRYRDRNMLSSQLEWRKKLSWRHGVVAWIGAGNMSDKPSEVLDGHWLPSIGAGYRFEFKKNMNVRLDYGLGQHSSGFYFQVGEAF
- a CDS encoding DUF4056 domain-containing protein; translated protein: MLLLPALLLTHCQAHHVNRTRLPLADLSLPAGESPRVWLLPRPLPQPGGLRPCCAFGYHLRAKLFGIPVPWYQLDNVVAAADTGQHHFNPSFLDTLSTLLGINGEHNGLIYTRRGGFIDLAHLRDSADNTLWLFSHIWPRMGLDTTLKLDDELGQREIRLFTYTPPASATDRYRLAVYLAAHLAFELAAWHEVAQWYGFESVPGFSEGVSAFSPEDLYSNLLGTRVAIDLLNAGGGASVSRYQQAMSTLIPQALAQLGAKSPAGTRFNFDMLDRLWWNSRCRLPDKFLLRYRNYDVSERRMPSRAWEGVPALRLTLPAHFHGIPLARYGRLEIRRGRAMAHLPPPESHYLFTDFPALAQRAKSADLRHLASLRYRCN